The segment agtaccggcttcagtttatgattgcatactgtatgtgtgtgtactgtgtgtatatataatgtatgtataaatacacacacaaacatgtatattaaagaaaactgaaaataaaaattaaattaaaataaataaaatatttataattctatatataatctaaattaaatacaaatataactatccacacatataagtattttttaaaggctttacatgtatgtgtgtgtatttatatatatatatatatatacataataaatatacacagtaaacacacatttagtgtgttaacataaacttttattttggatgcgattaatcgcgattaatcgtgtcccagccctattAGTTATACATTAGTGTATGtgagtgttaaaaaaaaactacttaccaTGTAAAGCTGAGGTTCACACCAGAAGAGCATGGGGACAGCTATACAttgtgatgtattttttttttctgctgtgaaaaacaaaacaaacaaagtgtaTACAAGTTATATACTATATTTCCCGAATAAAACCATGCATACCTATTCAATCACTTTAACTTTAACTGCAATTTGTtaggacatttaatatatatggtcgactgcattatagattttacttgacaattttttGCAAACTGTATTCAATAAGCTGGGTAGTAATATGTAACATTTCGGAgctcaagaaaaacaaacaaaaaagctctATAAACGTTGGCTAGACTGAAAAGAGCGATGAGAAGTGCACACTGATTCAACAGAGGAAAAGTTACGTAAAAGTAAAGTATAGATAGCATTAGGCTAACTACATTAAGgtacaaacagaaacaaaaacgAGTGCATAGTGTGTTCGACTGTGCATACTTTCTTAAAGTTTTCCTCTCCCAATGTTGGGGTAGACTTCAGGTATCACGTAGGTTATGTAGTTAATAGTTAGGCGTTGTTAGCattgaattgtgacagaaatgcacaaattgtAGCGGATATATTAACGTTAAGGTGAAACTTGTATCGACAAAAACAACGGAATTTACATAAGCATACTTTGAAACATCGCTACAGTGTCTAATTACTTATTATCCCATGTTACTAACTGCAAACTGGTACATTATATCAATAAAGTACTTACCCTCAATATCAAGGATGAAGAACGTTTAAACGCAGTAGTTCAAACCGCTGGCTCTCACACAACTCCTCTTCTTCCAGCGACTGTACCCACGTGATTCCGTCTCAGTGCTGAGCATGCGCAGTGACTCATCAGAGAGAGTTGTTGATATGAAGCGACTCAGGCTCATTGAATCAACAAGCGCTGATctaattaatttgattatttcttaatttagttacaactaacaagaatcaatcatttaacagaagaaaaatcgttataatcgtattaatcagacatatttgtattttgcaaatcaAATAAGTGGCTAGTTGACTTTTGAGTGTAGCCTATACATTAATTATATAACTTTTATTAACAAAACGAATAAAATAGCTTACACCATgcctaatataaaataacaaacagGCTAGATTAGGCTACATGAAGTTTAAATAGCCTTGTATATGTGGCTGCGAGCACAACTAGCTACTAATAATGATTACTATTTGGACCACCACAATAAAACTTACTTCTCATCTAGCAAGTTTCCAACTGAAGGGAAAGTGACAAACAAGACAAGTTACCACCAAAGCATACTTTATTTCAACAAATTAGGTATTAAAACATTGAGCTCAACACCAATATAAAACATGCGCCCCTTAAAACACACGATTACAATGATATATCAAGTAAACAAGTTACCTTACTAATGGGGTCAAAGTTGGTGACTAGAATGGAACACTCAAAATACATTCGTTCCGGACATTAATAAATAGGCCAGCCTTGTACCCAATTCACACAAATAATAATCTTACAATGATCAACAACAACACAGGAAAGTACAATTACACAAAAAACACaatcaataaacaaataaataaatcacaatatACACATCAAttaacaacaatgataataatacacAATACACATAATAACATTCGTTAACTCCTAGGCAACACTGTCTTGACGTTGCACTGAATAAAGCACaattacagaaaaacaaaaccCCCCAAAAAGAGAAAATCACAATAAACCAACCCACTCAGCAAACGTTCACCTCACcaccacaacacacacacacacacacacacacacacacacacacacacacacacacacacacacacacacacacacacacacacacacaattaaacCAAACAAAAACCACCCAGTAAAGTCAAAATAGAAGCAGTGTCAAATTTCCTAAATGAGCAGTACCAATGCGGGCAAAACAGATATTACATGCCCAATATAAATCACAAAATTAACGAACATATATAAGTATCATGTACACACTCagacacacaaaacaaaaaaatgaattaacaaaCTCACAAATCAAACATATGCGACGCACACACGTGCATTCGAGCACACcaactaatggtgcgttcacaacgccggcggcgagagcgtcaaagtggccggaagttattcattttcaatgtgagccGGCGGCGAAAAGCGGCGAGAGTGGCGCGGCGCATTTTGGGCGGTGTGGGCGTCAgggagagttgaagtcaggtcaactttatggtaatgagctatgacgCGGCTCGGCGGCAACCAATCGGAATGTAGAAGTTCACCGCTGAGAGGTTTCAAAAGAACGCAGTCCTGTAAACTTAGTTCAGGCCACATTAGTTCCCAAGGACAATGGAGGAGAAGTTAATTATTGCTGTGGCGGGTTTCCCCATAATCTAGGACGTGTCCCTGTTTTTAAGTTtgcacttaaccatgaacacaaaacccacaccatacaaatggcttttaattagtttatttcgttagcaaacatgtaactacaattaaattcaatttcttattttcatgtttaaaatatttaatatggttAACTAACTTACATCCAACTTGTGGTCAGTATGCACGAGATCgacatgcttgtttgctttgcggccgCTTTAAATACAAGATCAAGCGTTCGATCGTCAGAGTGTCAAAGAATCTTTCTACAGCGTTGCTTGCAGGGCGGCCAGAGCGAATTTTGACGCTCTCGCCaccggcggtgtgaacgcacagtaacACAGTAAGTGCTTCAATAGTTCAAAGGTGCGATACAACGCACAGCTTGAAGTGCGTCAAGGCAAAGAGGGATAATCATCAATGAATGAGAAGTACAAAGATTGGAAATCAAGAATACAGCAGCGCAAGCAGTAAACTGTGTCCCAACTGGAACCACTGAAATTTAAGCCACAGCAAAGCAGCAAGTGACAGGCTCTGCAACACAACAAACAATACTGTTTCCCTACTTTCCTTCTCCTCTTCCCTCTCCCAATGTTTTGTGACAAACATAATGAAGGATATAATTACCTTTCTGGCGCGCTATACACTCACGCACCCATTAACATGGCTTGGACGCACAAGATTCTTCTAAATTTACAAAACGATAATTCGTCATTAAACCAAGCACCATGAATTCACCCATTCCATGTTAATAATCTTCCCCATTTCAACTAAGGGTTTTAACCCGTCTTCGCTTACCGGAGGAGTGAAGATATCAGCGTTACACCAACAGATCAGAGCAACACCATGCTAATGAGGAACTAAACCCTCACCTGCTCCTATATAGATACATAATGTAATTGTCACGCACTATACGTGATTTACTTAAAGGGGCCACCCTACTACATATACAAAACTGTAAAtaggtaaacaaaataaataaaaacgtagAAACTTTATTAACAAAACGAATAAGAAAGAATTATACCGTTTAAAAAAAAGTTCAGCAAATTAGGTAGAACCAAATCGCATGGATAGGACTcgaatgtaaaaaaataaataaaatccaaacTCACCATAGATAAACGGCAAAAGTCAAAAGGCTTTTGTTAATAATTATATTCGTTTCTAAGCTTAAGTATCCACCATCTTGGAAGCAGCCGCGTTCAGTTTTAATCGTTTAGTGTCTGTAGTGCCATTGCTAATTCTACCACTAAAGACTACGACTTGACATTTATATTTGATATGACTTTGACAAACTCTCTAAAATGTCTAAAAAACTACAAAGAGCTGAATTAAAATTATGCATAAAATATTTGTACATTTGCTCGAGCATCTTCATAGTTGATTTTCCTGCTGCAGGCATGTCCAATTTGCAAGAGATAGCTAATAATCAAAATACAGACAAAGTAAACACAAAGCATACTTGCAAATATAATTTACATCTGCCTGACCTGACATTAGACCTAGGTATTGACATATTGAAATTAATCAACTTTTAGGTAATCATTAAAGTATAATTACAACGTTGCACGACTGCTTAACAATAATAACTTGCGATTATTCAACATCTGGACTGGTCTGTTATACTGTACAGCATCGATCCCAACTGGACACATGAGGAACGACAGCGGCATAAAACGGTCTGTAGCCGACGGAGACGACAATCCTgttcctctcacaaatcaatcgttttgcctTGCTAGAATTGGAATAttcataatttttaaataaattgtgactgcagttgtatctgcctgttgtatctgtgttttattgacaaatggttaTGTTTAGGGGCaaatagtgtaatataaataacACTGTTGTGACTGTTCGCATCgaaaaatcacaccccaatacaCATGCAATAAGAGCAATATTATAACCCAATATTTCAATGGAACCTTTACGTCCaaaaaatgacgctgaaggggaACCCAGTGCCTCAAAATATGACGGaaaaggggtcctgaccaaacaTCAATATGCGACGAGTTGAAAGTCAGAACCTGTTGCCCAAAACACTGGGTTTGTCTAGAAAGGACACTGATAAGTTACAAGATTTTCCCCATATATGTGAAATCATTTATGTCTGTATAGTGCAGATAAATTAGTGAAACGTCTCTCACGTCCATCACAGTGATAcggttctctccagtgtggatcatctcatgtgtctTAAGATATGATGACTaattgaatctcttgtcacagtgtgaacacttatacgtttttttctccagtgtggatcttctTGTGTTTTTTCAGGTACCCTGACCtaatgaatctcttgtcacagtgtgaacagtttaagggcttctctccagtgtggatcctctcatgtgtttgcAGATATACTAacagactgaatctcttgtctAACTGTGAACACTAGGCTTGCCAAGATAGACAGTGTTGaaggtgttaccggttttaagacgcaacactggtgacatcacttttccaccgtgacaccgtccccacTGTAgggttattacatttaatattaggCTCAAAGGGGAATTGattatgattcaatagggaatttgaacagaatcactgttttacggctgttcagagtcgcgCACGATTCATGGAACTAGCCGTacaacagaaactctgcaatggatattactatccagaatatagtgaaaacactatatattagcacagttgCAAGATcgacagtttaagacattaacttgtaagcacaaaacacaagatacttatcttttctaataagaATACGATTTTATTGGAAaaacctaaaacatacaaacaattcacataaacacacgcattcacacaggttgcagaaagagaaagtgtgGAGAGAATGCGTTTAAAGGAAAGAAAATATAAAGTcccaaatttaaataaatatgtgcaattgcttagacctgaataaccatcaatcacttaattaaccctcgtattgagtctctcaatgaGGTTAATAAACTTTATATCAGatgcaccagttcagctagaatctggaggttgtacttgcgtcGCCTTTGCgttgagggaattcctttcgtcgcgtcgttccagaaagggggtTTTCCCTGAGGTAGTTGATTGGTTGGAAGCTCAGTGGTCGTTTGCGAAGTCTTGGGCGCTGGCTGAGGATGCGGAGTTGTGTGCTGGTTAAAGTGTAGACAAAGACGTTTGGGTCACGGCTTGCGgtaaaacttaactagaacacgaaactctcaacggaaagaaaagACTTAAAATAAAGGACAGTTTTGTAACGATCTcgtcatgtttcctttagaggagcagcaGGCATGCAGGCCAGACAGCGTTCTGAGTACGCTAACAGCAGCGACGAAACGCAGCGGCACAAAGAAGGGTGAAGAGtaagagagcaagagagagatttgatggtgtcctgagtatttaaactcagcttttggaaccatcccaaatggtgtcttgaccagtTAAAACATTGTCCTAACTTGGGGTACTGTTAGTTTCCcctcccaaaccataaatcacaatgttatcttatcagtcccgtggtcccaattttcccgctctttgcagagtcaAATTTGGATGTAATTTCAAGCTCAAGCGTACCAAACACaaatataaaccattaagctaTTCAATATTTATCAAAAAGGACATGGGTGATTAAAACACAATAGGCAAATGTGTTGGTTACATAAAAGATAGGAAGATTTTTCTTATATGATGTTCATTAATCacgatgtgcatctctttgaccattaatcttggctATTTGCCCCAAAgttgacaatctccttccttgggaagtgtccttttgtgttaatgttgcaagttcctagttCTACGCGTCTAGTTACTTGGTTGCTTCAAGCTGGCTGGCACCAgggtatcaaacgtcagatttatgacagggcctcttgtggaatttgagtctgTCGAAGGGTTTTAACTTTTAATCcaatctcctgaattgtctgattcgtgCCGAGACGCTAcaccactttttttttattattattattaaatatttatttgaattaaatggacAATATAATTCCAAAATAAtctacttaagacgagagcatgcactataattaaaaactaaacATATCATAACATAACATATTAACATAATCACGTGTGGAGAAcgcgaggagtcgaatttacagaaagagaatggcggacgatttagtaccaaaacgcaatgcaaaaggGCCTGTTTGGCAAAATTTTGGgttcaaaggtttttttttttttttttttgtgaaaagtgAAAGTATAAAACGCAcacatttataagctatttaaaagcagaaaaaaagaggaaacccCCATCTcaacggtgataccggtattgtCACAAgtcaattaaccggtggggaaatttcgtcatcgtcattACCCtagtgaacacttgtaaggtttttctccagtgtggatcctcttatGTTTTTTCAGCTTTTCTGGATAACCGAATCTCTCGTCACAGTGTGGACACTTgtagggtttttctccagtgtggatcagcTCGTGTCTTTTCAGGCCTCCTGAACgaatgaatctcttgtcacagtgtgaacacttataaggtttatctccagtgtggatcatctcatgtgttttatGATGTGTAAAACaattgaatctcttgtcacaatatgaacacttgtaaggtttttctccagtgtggatcctctcatgtgttttcagcaGTTCTAAataactgaatctcttgtcacagtgtgaacacttgtatggtttctctccagtgtgggtcctctcatgtgttttcagatgtcCTAAacaactgaatctcttgtcacagtgtgaacacttgaaaggtttttctccagtgtgggtcctctcatgtgttttcagatgtgCTGGacaactgaatctcttgtcacagtgtgaacacttgtatggtttttctccagtgtgggtcATCTTATGTATTCTCAGATGTCCTGAacaactgaatctcttgtcacagtgtgaacacttgtaaggtttttctccagtgtgggtcctctcatgtgttttcaggccTCCTGAacgactgaatctcttgtcacagtgtgaacacttgtaaggtttttctccagtgtggatcatgtAATGTTTTTTCAGATCTGCTGAacaactgaatctcttgtcacagtgtgaacacttgtatggtttttctccagtatggatcctctcatgtattttcagatgtgCTGAACTACctaatctcttgtcacagtgtgaacactcatacggtttttctccagtgtggctCCTCTCGTGTCTTTTCAGGTCTCCTGTCTggctgaatctcttgtcacagtgtgaacacttgtaaggtttttctccagtgtggatcatgtAATGTTTTTTCAGATCTGCTGAacaactgaatctcttgtcacagtgtgaacactcatacggtttttctccagtgtggatcctctcatgaaCTTTCAGAGATGCTGGCTttctgaatctcttgtcgcagtgtgaacacttataggGTTTTTCTCCAGAAGTGTGGATCTTCATGTGTCTCCTAAGGTATGAtgattgtgagaaactcttcccacactgatcacaagtgaacaGCTTTCCTCCAGTATGAAGtttcatgtgacgctgaagactttTTTTGAGTGTGACACTCTTTCCACACAgagtgcaggtgaaagatttcTTTGCACTTCTTTtcttacattttttctttttggtttgagagcaactcaaaggtttttcttcagttttgacaTACGTATTCTTCCCAGCTTCTcttgattcttcattctcctctttttctttaatcaactctgaaataaaaggAAAATGGTTCATTTTCAGTGACTTGTAAAAAGCTGAGAAATGTGAACATAAACATGAAACaattttcacagttttttttttagatgtgacACCAGAAGCAGATTTGGTAGTGCTTTGGTAGTCTTTTCACACTTAAAGCAAGGGTACTTTCTTATTTTTTGATGTTTGTTCAAAattgaaaaacatgaaaaactcaTCACACAAATTAAATGAACACagcttctcctttgtatgaactgTCAGGTGTTTCTTAAGGACTGAAGTAGCCCACATATATGTTTTATCAAATTGATCAAACAAGTACAATTtcactccagtgtggatcctatCATGTTTTTTCAGGGTTCCAGACTGATTGGATCTCTTGTCACACTGTAACCACTTATAAGGTTTCTgtccagtgtggatgttcatgtgtaccctaacgcctgtttcacacataatccgtctgcagtgtgtatgcatTGCGTATTTTTTTCTGCACCCATGTTAACAGATTCGAGTGTTCACACTACACGCGGTTGCTCTCCGGCAGTGCGTTtcagaagcagtgcgtttgcagcagtgcaggGATCGTTTGCGCACTGAGTCTCTTTTTTGCTGTGCAGCAgccctgaattaaagtgacagtgcattggaatttaaaaaaaaattagatggaAATATGGTGATTACACCATAAATgactagaagtc is part of the Garra rufa chromosome 1, GarRuf1.0, whole genome shotgun sequence genome and harbors:
- the LOC141341705 gene encoding uncharacterized protein, which translates into the protein MNIHTGQKPYKWLQCDKRSNQSGTLKKHDRIHTGVKLYLFDQFDKTYMWATSVLKKHLTVHTKEKLSFYKSLKMNHFPFISELIKEKEENEESREAGKNTYVKTEEKPLSCSQTKKKKCKKRSAKKSFTCTLCGKSVTLKKSLQRHMKLHTGGKLFTCDQCGKSFSQSSYLRRHMKIHTSGEKPYKCSHCDKRFRKPASLKVHERIHTGEKPYECSHCDKRFSCSADLKKHYMIHTGEKPYKCSHCDKRFSQTGDLKRHERSHTGEKPYECSHCDKRLGSSAHLKIHERIHTGEKPYKCSHCDKRFSCSADLKKHYMIHTGEKPYKCSHCDKRFSRSGGLKTHERTHTGEKPYKCSHCDKRFSCSGHLRIHKMTHTGEKPYKCSHCDKRFSCPAHLKTHERTHTGEKPFKCSHCDKRFSCLGHLKTHERTHTGEKPYKCSHCDKRFSYLELLKTHERIHTGEKPYKCSYCDKRFNCFTHHKTHEMIHTGDKPYKCSHCDKRFIRSGGLKRHELIHTGEKPYKCPHCDERFVYLQTHERIHTGEKPLNCSHCDKRFIRSGYLKKHKKIHTGEKNV